A genomic segment from Echeneis naucrates chromosome 20, fEcheNa1.1, whole genome shotgun sequence encodes:
- the crhb gene encoding corticotropin releasing hormone b, with protein sequence MKLNLLGTTVILLVAFLPRYECRAIESPGGALRVPAPQTQNSQQQQEQQQQPGPILERLGEEYFIRLGNGDSNSFPSASMYPGGSPATYNRALQLQLTRRLLQGKVGNIRALISGFGDRGGESMERGRRSEDPPISLDLTFHLLREMMEMSRAEQLAQQAQNNRRMMELFGK encoded by the coding sequence ATGAAGCTCAATTTACTTGGAACCACCGTGATTCTGCTTGTTGCCTTCTTACCGCGCTACGAATGTCGGGCCATTGAGAGTCCTGGCGGTGCTCTGCGCGTCCCGGCCCCCCAAACCCAAaactcccagcagcagcaggagcagcaacagcagcccgGTCCCATCCTGGAGCGGCTCGGAGAGGAGTATTTCATCCGCCTGGGCAACGGGGACTCGAACTCTTTCCCATCAGCGTCCATGTATCCCGGTGGATCACCTGCCACCTACAACAGAGCCTTACAACTCCAGCTGACGCGACGCCTTTTACAGGGCAAAGTTGGGAACATCAGGGCGCTCATCAGCGGCTTCGGAGACCGCGGGGGCGAGTCGATGGAGCGGGGGAGGAGGTCCGAAGATCCGCCGATATCTCTGGATCTGACCTTCCACCTGCTCCGGGAGATGATGGAGATGTCCAGGGCCGAACAGCTGGCCCAGCAGGCgcaaaacaacagaagaatGATGGAGCTCTTCGGGAAATGA
- the trim55b gene encoding tripartite motif-containing protein 55b, whose product MNSMESLEKQLICPICLEMFTKPVVILPCQHNLCRKCANDVFQASNPYLPTRSGSLTSGGRFRCPSCRHEVVLDRHGVYGLQRNLLVENIIDMFKQESSSNKPVPEKKEETPMCDVHEDEKINIYCVTHSVPTCSMCKVFGAHKDCEVAPISSIYQTKKTELSDGIAMMVGNNDRMQGIISQLEEACRTIEENGRRQKTLVCEKFDHLYSLLEGKKREMSQKVTAEQEEKVNYIRGLSRKYGDHLEESCKIVEMGIQTMEEPEMALFLQNTKPLLKKIAEASSIAHLDKVERGYENMDHYTVDFKKEAKALRSIEFIQEDEDEDEEDEEGEEVAEEGEGAQTVSGGSTVTAASSQPPPPQQINSSPSAAST is encoded by the exons ATGAATTCCATGGAGAGCCTGGAGAAACAGCTGATTTGTCCCATTTGTCTGGAAATGTTTACAAAACCTGTGGTCATCCTACCCTGCCAGCACAACCTCTGTAGAAAATGTGCCAATGACGTGTTCCAG GCTTCCAACCCTTACCTTCCAACAAGAAGTGGCTCACTGACGTCTGGTGGCCGCTTCCGATGCCCATCGTGTCGGCATGAGGTTGTCCTGGACAGACATGGTGTTTATGGCCTACAAAGGAACCTCCTTGTTGAAAACATTATTGATATGTTCAAGCAAGAGTCAAGCAG CAACAAGCCAGTgccagagaaaaaggaagaaacgcCCATGTGTGATGTTCACGAGGACGAAAAGATCAACATTTACTGTGTCACCCACAGCGTGCCTACGTGCTCCATGTGTAAAGTTTTTGGCGCTCACAAAGATTGCGAGGTGGCACCTATTAGCAGTATTTACCAGACAAAGAAG ACAGAGCTGAGTGACGGGATTGCCATGATGGTTGGGAACAACGACAGGATGCAAGGCATCATTAGTCAACTAGAGGAAGCCTGTCGTACCATAGAG GAGAATGGTCGGAGGCAGAAGACACTGGTCTGTGAGAAGTTTGACCACTTGTATTCCCTCctggaggggaagaagagggagatgaGCCAGAAGGTAACAGCTGAACAGGAAGAGAAGGTTAATTATATTCGGGGCCTGAGCAGGAAATACGGAGACCACTTGGAGGAGAGTTGTAAAATCGTGGAGATGGGGATTCAGACTATGGAGGAGCCAGAGATGGCCCTAttcctgcag AACACAAAGCCTCTCCTCAAAAA GATTGCAGAAGCATCCAGTATAGCACACTTGGATAAAGTGGAGCGTGGCTACGAGAACATGGATCACTACACTGTAGACTTTAAGAAAGAAGCCAAGGCTCTGCGTAGCATCGAATTCATCCAAG AGGATGAAGAcgaagatgaagaggatgaagagggagaggaggtggcTGAAGAAGGAGAGGGGGCCCAGACTGTTTCTGGAGGCAGTACCGTTACAGCCGCCTCGTCCCAGCCACCCCCCCCACAGCAGATAAACTCCTCCCCCAGTGCTGCCTCAACCTAG